A stretch of the Salvelinus sp. IW2-2015 unplaced genomic scaffold, ASM291031v2 Un_scaffold5026, whole genome shotgun sequence genome encodes the following:
- the LOC112077890 gene encoding E3 ubiquitin/ISG15 ligase TRIM25-like, which yields MNEDSVKQERVGSPCLSMKSDWSMDRPIKFGKDASELTASLLTEDHFRCSVCTEVLKEPVSIPCGHSYCRQCIETHWNQPDQTGDYDCPQCRKRFRTRPDLFTNSALEKVIEKLHQAGFKVPALPKHCYAGPGDVACDLCTEKQFKAVKSCLTCTASYCESHVRHHYTVAALQRHTLVEVTGNLEQKLCQLHHRALEVFCKTDQVSVCVLCALAGPQKP from the exons TGTAAAACAGGAGAGGGTGGGGTCACCGTgtctgtccatgaagagtgattGGTCCATGGACAGGCCCATTAAGTTTGGAAAAGATGCCAG TGAGCTGACAGCCAGTCTACTGACAGAGGACCACTTCAGATGTTCAGTGTGTACAGAGGTTCTCAAAGAGCCAGTCTCCATCCCCTGTGGACACAGTTACTGCAGACAGTGCATTGAGACCCACTGGAACCAGCCTGACCAGACAGGAGACTACGACTGCCCCCAGTGCAGAAAGAGATTCAGAACACGTCCGGACCTCTTCACTAACTCAGCCTTGGAGAAGGTGATTGAGAAACTCCACCAGGCAGGGTTCAAGGTCCCTGCTCTTCCCAAGCACTGCTACGCTGGACCTGGAGATGTGGCCTGTGATCTCTGCACTGAGAAACAGTTCAAAGCTGTAAAGTCCTGTCTGACCTGCACTGCCTCCTACTGTGAGAGTCATGTCAGACATCACTACACCGTAGCAGCTCTGCAGAGACACACCCTGGTGGAGGTGACTGGAAACCTGGAGCAGAAACTGTGCCAGCTSCACCACAGAGCTCTGGAGGTCTTCTGTAAGACAGACCAGGTTTCTGTTTGTGTTCTGTGTGCCTTGGCAGGACCACAGAAACCATGA